One Actinosynnema pretiosum DNA segment encodes these proteins:
- a CDS encoding MFS transporter — translation MDEAGAGAKRWAPLLTALIFPVALNLRPAITSVGPLLPDIAADEGLSEAGQGLLGALPLIAFGLASPFVHRISTRIGAERTLLVALLALAAGLLTRSFTGHPGLWVGTALLGAAIGVGNVLAPSVVKRDYSGAVSAATGVYSAFMTTAAATASAVAVPLSAPLGWRGSLAVWAVPALLIALLWLPRALPAPTRSDPLPEAATTSVWRQPTAWVLTAFMGLQSTTFYVVVTWLPTIETTAGVSPEQAGLHLFAYQVTGIAAGLVIPRLMRDPATQVAAAVTASTPMLLGVLGLLAAPGLSALWTVVIGLGTGSSLVVALSLIGLRGRTHAETTALSGMAQSLGYLLAAAGPVAAGHLAERTGSWRASLWLVAALAVVQIVVALRAGRVPDRRTAQS, via the coding sequence GTGGACGAGGCAGGCGCCGGGGCGAAGCGCTGGGCTCCGCTGCTCACCGCCCTGATCTTCCCGGTGGCCCTCAACCTGCGCCCCGCGATCACCTCGGTCGGCCCGCTGCTCCCGGACATCGCCGCCGACGAGGGGCTCAGCGAGGCCGGGCAAGGACTCCTCGGCGCGCTGCCGCTGATCGCGTTCGGCCTCGCCTCGCCGTTCGTGCACCGGATCTCCACCCGGATCGGCGCCGAGCGCACCCTCCTGGTCGCGCTCCTGGCGCTCGCGGCGGGCCTGCTGACCCGCTCGTTCACCGGCCACCCTGGGCTGTGGGTCGGAACCGCCCTGCTGGGCGCCGCGATCGGCGTGGGCAACGTGCTCGCGCCCTCGGTGGTCAAGCGCGACTACAGCGGCGCCGTCTCCGCGGCGACCGGGGTCTACTCGGCGTTCATGACCACCGCCGCCGCCACCGCGTCGGCCGTGGCCGTCCCGCTGTCCGCGCCGCTGGGCTGGCGCGGCTCGCTCGCGGTGTGGGCGGTCCCGGCGCTGCTGATCGCGCTGCTGTGGCTGCCCAGGGCCCTGCCCGCGCCGACCCGCAGCGACCCGCTCCCGGAAGCGGCCACCACCAGCGTGTGGCGGCAACCGACCGCCTGGGTGCTGACCGCGTTCATGGGCCTGCAGTCGACCACCTTCTACGTCGTGGTCACCTGGCTGCCCACGATCGAGACCACGGCGGGCGTCAGCCCCGAGCAGGCCGGTCTGCACCTGTTCGCCTACCAGGTCACCGGGATCGCCGCGGGGCTGGTGATCCCGCGCCTGATGCGGGACCCGGCCACCCAGGTCGCGGCGGCGGTCACCGCGAGCACCCCGATGCTGCTGGGCGTCCTCGGCCTGCTGGCCGCACCGGGGCTGAGCGCGCTGTGGACCGTCGTGATCGGCCTGGGCACCGGGTCGTCCCTGGTGGTGGCGCTGTCCCTGATCGGCCTGCGCGGTCGCACGCACGCCGAGACCACCGCGCTCTCCGGCATGGCCCAGTCCCTCGGTTACCTGCTGGCCGCGGCGGGCCCGGTCGCGGCCGGTCACCTCGCCGAGCGCACCGGGTCGTGGCGGGCCTCGTTGTGGCTGGTCGCGGCGCTGGCGGTGGTCCAGATCGTGGTGGCCCTGCGCGCGGGCCGGGTGCCCGACCGCCGCACCGCGCAGAGCTGA
- a CDS encoding P-loop ATPase, Sll1717 family: MSGMLDVIDLLASWVEGRERQGSPVAALGLLVSDALAHDPAFRTWLDETTSGAVTGRSRLRVALALEEAAERDPRFGRHLAEAVGTATSAPLEPAGFPVVRFGGVVADDVDVVGPLFFGRDDAERDLADGLLRDGFLPTTVYAEVLNGRKNLIIGRKGTGKSAICVRLSMNGAVPGETCLITPDDAVGEELRHFVLGGLTNAAAKALLWRYVLAVHAARFLVRHASGGRHGKRRPASVKALERFLRDNGELDDMSLYHRIVAAGRGLRSSFSLEAFGLIKLGAEGGGEAQGVRASRQADVLESGVRRAFADLGCERKGHGALLFLVDQLEQVWLGEQDSEAFVIGLLLAGKHAALTYGGSIRCAFFLRSDIYDSLSFSDADKFHSDEIRISWNTKQLHDLALARARASLGRDLTPDELWGEVFPAEVDGEPTADYLFTRSLPRPRDVIQFLNQCRDTALAAGRHRITEDDVREATLVFSRWKTRDLPKEYGTRFPFLTELLVVFRDASHLLTRDGIAELLLVHQDSLMQRHSRYEDLLNADVVIELLFSVGFLGVRRSGRYVYGGAEERTVQPYESDFCVHPCFRPALNTTEPPALAALEMPPDHGVVVQTGYIRGGINTSNSFGGADVDISPRDDERG; this comes from the coding sequence ATGAGCGGGATGCTCGACGTGATCGACCTGCTGGCGAGCTGGGTCGAGGGCAGGGAACGGCAGGGGAGCCCGGTCGCTGCTCTCGGCCTGCTGGTCAGCGACGCGCTGGCGCACGACCCGGCGTTCCGGACCTGGCTGGACGAGACGACGAGCGGGGCGGTGACTGGGCGGAGCAGGCTGCGGGTCGCGCTGGCGCTGGAGGAGGCGGCCGAACGCGATCCCCGCTTCGGCCGCCACTTGGCGGAGGCGGTGGGCACGGCCACCTCCGCGCCGCTCGAACCGGCCGGGTTCCCGGTCGTCCGGTTCGGCGGGGTGGTCGCCGACGACGTGGACGTGGTCGGCCCGCTCTTCTTCGGCCGTGACGACGCCGAGCGCGACCTGGCGGACGGCCTGCTGCGCGACGGCTTCCTGCCCACCACGGTGTACGCGGAGGTGCTCAACGGCCGGAAGAACCTGATCATCGGCCGCAAGGGCACCGGGAAGAGCGCGATCTGCGTGCGCCTGTCGATGAACGGCGCCGTGCCGGGGGAGACCTGCCTGATCACCCCGGACGACGCGGTCGGCGAGGAGCTGCGCCACTTCGTGCTGGGCGGGCTCACCAACGCCGCGGCGAAGGCGCTGCTCTGGCGGTACGTGCTCGCCGTCCACGCCGCCCGCTTCCTCGTGCGGCACGCGAGCGGCGGTCGTCACGGGAAGCGCCGACCGGCGTCGGTGAAGGCGCTGGAGCGGTTCCTGCGCGACAACGGCGAACTCGACGACATGAGCCTCTACCACCGGATCGTCGCCGCCGGGCGCGGCCTGCGCTCGTCGTTCTCGCTGGAGGCGTTCGGTCTGATCAAGCTGGGCGCGGAGGGCGGTGGCGAGGCGCAGGGCGTGCGGGCGTCCCGGCAGGCGGACGTCCTCGAATCCGGAGTTCGGCGGGCGTTCGCGGATCTGGGGTGCGAGCGGAAGGGGCACGGGGCCCTGCTGTTCCTGGTCGACCAGTTGGAGCAGGTCTGGTTGGGGGAGCAGGACAGCGAGGCGTTCGTCATCGGGCTGCTGCTGGCTGGCAAGCACGCCGCGCTGACCTACGGCGGGTCGATCCGCTGCGCCTTCTTCCTGCGCTCGGACATCTACGACTCGCTGAGCTTCAGCGACGCCGACAAGTTCCACAGCGACGAGATCCGGATCAGCTGGAACACCAAGCAGTTGCACGACCTGGCGCTGGCGCGGGCCCGCGCCTCCCTGGGGCGCGACCTCACCCCGGACGAGCTGTGGGGCGAGGTCTTCCCCGCCGAGGTGGACGGCGAGCCGACTGCCGACTACCTGTTCACCCGCAGCCTCCCCCGCCCGCGCGACGTGATCCAGTTCCTCAACCAGTGCCGCGACACGGCGCTCGCCGCCGGGCGCCACCGGATCACCGAGGACGACGTGCGCGAGGCGACCCTGGTGTTCTCCCGCTGGAAGACGCGCGACCTGCCGAAGGAGTACGGCACCCGGTTCCCGTTCCTCACCGAGCTGCTGGTGGTGTTCCGGGACGCGTCCCACCTGCTGACCAGGGACGGGATCGCCGAACTGCTCCTGGTCCACCAGGACTCGCTCATGCAGCGCCACAGCCGGTACGAGGACCTGCTCAACGCTGACGTGGTGATCGAGCTGCTGTTCTCCGTGGGCTTCCTCGGCGTCCGCCGAAGTGGCCGCTACGTCTACGGAGGCGCCGAAGAGCGGACCGTGCAGCCGTACGAGTCCGACTTCTGCGTGCACCCCTGCTTCCGGCCCGCGCTCAACACCACCGAACCGCCCGCGCTGGCCGCGCTGGAAATGCCCCCCGACCACGGCGTCGTCGTCCAGACCGGTTACATCCGAGGGGGGATCAACACCAGCAACTCGTTCGGCGGGGCGGACGTGGACATCTCCCCCAGGGACGACGAGCGGGGCTGA